One Fusarium poae strain DAOMC 252244 chromosome 4, whole genome shotgun sequence DNA window includes the following coding sequences:
- a CDS encoding hypothetical protein (BUSCO:48696at5125), with protein sequence MAANTKFLREYKLVVVGGGGVGKSCLTIQLIQSHFVDEYDPTIEDSYRKQCVIDEEVALLDVLDTAGQEEYSAMREQYMRTGEGFLLVYSITSRQSFEEITTFQQQILRVKDKDYFPMVVVGNKCDLEGERDVSRQEGEALARSFGCKFIETSAKSRINVDRAFYDIVREIRRYNREMQGYSTGSGGTSGANGPPKPMDMDNGEQEAGCCAKCVLM encoded by the exons ATGGCTGCAAACACAAAG TTCCTACGAGAGTACAAGCTCGTCGTTGTCGGTGGCGGTGGTGTCGGTAAATCTTGTTTGACCATTCAGTTGATTCAGAGCCACTTCGTCGACGAGTATGATCCTACAATTGAAG ACTCGTACCGAAAGCAGTGCGTTATCGATGAAGAGGTCGCCCTACTCGATGTTCTCGACACAGCTGGCCAGGAGGAGTATAGCGCCATGCGCGAGCAGTACATGCGAACCGGAGAGGGATTTCTACTAGTCTACTCTATTACTTCGCGACAAAGCTTCGAGGAAATCACCACATTCCAACAACAGATTCTGCGAGTCAAGGATAAGGACTACTTCCCCATGGTCGTTGTTGGCAACAAGTGCGATTTGGAAGGTGAACGAGATGTGTCACGACAGG AGGGAGAGGCCCTTGCCAGATCATTCGGCTGCAAGTTTATCGAGACCTCAGCCAAGTCACGAATCAATGTCGACAGGGCCTTCTACGATATCGTACGAGAGATTCGAAGATATAACCGCGAGATGCAAGGTTACTCGACCGGCAGTGGTGGCACCTCTGGCGCGAATGGACCCCCCAAGCCCATGGACATGGACAATGGCGAGCAAGAAGCCGGATGTTGTGCCAAGTGTGTGCTCATGTAA